The following coding sequences are from one Saccopteryx bilineata isolate mSacBil1 chromosome 3, mSacBil1_pri_phased_curated, whole genome shotgun sequence window:
- the CYRIB gene encoding CYFIP-related Rac1 interactor B isoform X3 gives MTNPAIQNDFSYYRRTLSRMRINNVPAEGENEVNNELANRMSLFYAEATPMLKTLSDATTKFVSENKNLPIENTTDCLSTMASVCRVMLETPEYRSRFTNEETVSFCLRVMVGVIILYDHVHPVGAFAKTSKIDMKGCIKVLKDQPPNSVEGLLNALRYTTKHLNDETTSKQIKSMLQ, from the exons ATGACAAACCCCGCCATACAGAACGACTTCAGCTACTACAGAAGGACACTGAGTCGTATGAGGATTAATAATGTTCCA gcagagggagagaacgAGGTAAACAATGAACTGGCAAACCGAATGTCTCTGTTCTATGCCGAGGCGACGCCCATGCTGAAAACCTTGAGCGATGCCACAACGAAGTTTGTATCAGAG AACAAGAATTTGCCGATAGAAAACACCACAGACTGCCTGAGCACCATGGCCAGCGTGTGCCGAGTCATGCTGGAGACGCC GGAATACAGAAGCAGGTTTACAAATGAGGAGACAGTGTCATTCTGCTTGAGGGTGATGGTGGGCGTCATAATACTCTATGACCATGTACATCCAGTGGGAGCATTTGCCAAAACCTCAAAAATTGAT aTGAAAGGTTGTATCAAAGTTCTTAAGGACCAGCCTCCTAATAGTGTAGAAGGTCTTCTCAATGCTCTCAG GTACACAACGAAACATTTGAATGATGAGACTACCTCCAAGCAAATCAAATCCATGCTGCAATGA